A window of Kribbella sp. NBC_00382 genomic DNA:
GAACGCTTCGACCTCCCCATCCGCAAACTCCAACGCCTCTTCCGCCGGTACGTGGGTGTCGGCCCCAAGTGGGTCCTCCGCCGCTACCGCCTCCACGACGGCGCCGACCTCCTCTCCCGCGGCGAACTCACCGACCTGGCCACCCTCTCCACCGCCCTCGGCTACTTCGACCAGGCCCACTTCTCCCACGAATTCAAAGAACAAATAGGCCTAACCCCAGCCGAGTACGCCACCCGAGCCGCCGCCGAATCCCAAATCAGCTACCGCTGACGCACCACGACCGCCATCCCGGTGGCGACCAGCGTCGCGGCAATGGCCAGCCCGAATCCCAGTTGCGGGCCATGCACATCTACCGCCCGCCCAGCCACAGCAGCTCCCATGGCAATGCCGGCCGCACTACCAGAGTTCAACCAGGTAAAGGCTTGCGTCAGTACGGCGGGCTCGACCTCGGACTCGATCAGTACCGACGCCAGTACCTGGATCGGAGCCAGCGCCAAGCCGGGTAAGGCCAGCGCGAGGGCGAGTGCCAGCGGACTGTTGACCACGACCAGGGGCAGGCTGGTGACGAAGAGGATGGCGAAAGCGACGACGTACTGCCGGTGGGCCGGAGTGCGCCAACGCCTTGCTCCATAGGCGATTCCGGCGACCAGACTGATCAGGCTGGTGATGCTGTACAGCGGCCCGGCCAGTGAAGCCGAGTCGCGACTGACCGCGAAAGCCGTGACCGAGACCTGCATGCTTCCGAAGAACAAGCCGATGCCGATCGTGGCGCCGACCAGCGCGAGGAATCTCTTGTGCAGCAGGCGATCTGAGCCATGCTGACGAACCCGCATAGCAGGCGGCGGCGCAGTGCCGCGTTGTGCTGCCAGCGAGAACCCACCCCCGAGCAACAGAGTCGTCGCCAGCACCGAGCCGGCTACTGGGGACACCAAGGCGCTGATGGTTCCGACGAGCGCCGGCCCGACCAGGAAGGCCAGGCTGGTACCCAGAGACTCCAGTGCAAAAGCTGACGAGAGGACCGGGTTGCCGCGTAGGACGTGGGACCAGCGGGCTGCCGTCTGCGCGCCTATCTGTGGGAGAGAGCCACCTGCCAGGACGCCTGCGAGTACCAACATCCACAGGGGTGCTGCTGCGAGGGTCAGGGCAAGTAGTAGGGCCATGGCCGTCGCGTGCAGCAGCAGGGTGATTGGGAGCATGCGGGGTTGGCCGTAGCGGTCTATTAGGCGGGCTACCTGTGGGCCGCCTACCGCTTCGGCTACGGCGAAGCCGCCGGTGACTGCGCCTGCGACGGCGTACGAGTTGGTGGAGCTGTGGACCAGCCAGACGATGCCCAGGCCGGTCATGGCGATGCCGATTCGGGCCGGTGCGGCGGCCAGGTAGAACTTCAACGCTCCCGGGGTGCGCAGGGCGGCTCGGTAGCCGCTCGCTGGCTGCTGCGCGGTCTTCTGCGCCGTCTTCTGGGCAGGGTTTTGGGGCGTGCGGATCCGTCCGGTGAGTGCCGGCACGGTAGTACCTTCCGCTGCCCGGCGGGGCGGTGATCTGACCGTGGGCGTCCTGCTGCGCCGGTCCGTCGTTGCCGCCTACAACCGTCCAAGTTCGGCAGGAAGCGGGGACGCACGCCGCCTGCCGGCTATGTCACCGGGCAGAACCTCGAGGGTTTTGATGACTCGCTGAGTCTACTACCTTGCAACACCGGCACGAGCCCGCTTATGTCCACCTCTGCCGCGATCGTCACATCCCCGGCGAATCCGTACGCCGTGAGCTCCCGCCCGCCGGCGCACTCATGCAGCAGCTCCGGCAGCTCTCCCGCCACCTCCCGGTACGCCGCAACGGCGGCTCGGGCCTCCGGCGACAACGGGCCGACTCCACGGTCGGCCAGCCCTGCCAGGAACCCACCAGCACCCCACAGGTCCTCCACCGCCGGGCGTAGCGAGCCGTCCTTCCACCTCTCACCGGCAGCGATCGCCACCACGGTCAGCGAGGGGTCGTCGGCCAGCTTGCCCGCGGCCCAGTCCGCTGCGGCCTCGCGGTTGCGCAGGGAGACGGCCAGTACGGTCGAGCCGCTGTCGCTGAGCTGCTGGGAGATGGTGGAGCCGTTGGGCGATGGGAGCACCAGTCGCTGCACACCTCGGGCCTGGCGGATGGAGACCGGCGAGAGCGTGATGCCGGGTTGGGAGCGGCCTACGGCTAGTACGGCGTCGTGCTGTTCGGCGTACGCGACTGCTGTCTCGTCGCGCCAGCGGTACGGGTACACGTCGATGCCGAGGTCGACAGCCACCGTGACGGCGGTGGTGAAGGACAGTACGTCCACCACCGCCACAATGCTGCCGGGAACAGCGGCCGCGCCGGCCGGTCCCCAGTCGAAGCCGACGCGGAATCCCTGCTGTGCATAGGGGCTGGTCACCCCCACAACTTACTTAAGCAAGCACCTCGGCCGCGGTGGCCGACGAGTCGCGCAGGAACGTCTTGCAGCGCTCGGCCTCGTCCTTCTCGTCGATGATCGCGGCAGCCTTGCCGAGAACCGCGAGGCAGCGGAGGAAGCCGCGGTTCGGCTCGTGCTCCCACGGGACCGGCCCGTGCCCCTTCCAGCCGTTGCGGCGGAGCGAGTCCAGACCGCGGTGGTACCCGGTCCGTGCATAGGCGTAGGCCTCGATCGTGTGACCCGCCGCGAGGGCCTCCTCGGCGAGCACCGACCAGGCCAGCGAAGAGGTCGGATACTTGGCCGCGAGGTCCACTGCGGCGGCCCCGGCGGCGAGTTCCGCAGCGGCGGGGTCGACGGGGAGTAATGTCTCGGGTGGGCCTGATAGCAGATTGTTCAATTCCATAAAGCACATCTTCGCCGATCACGCCGCCATCCCGGCACGTGACCGTCTGTCGAAATCCGTTGACCGTTCACCTGATGGCCACGGATGCTTGAGACCTTGCGTCGAGACCGCCGTGGTTCCCAGCTACGGCCGGAAGGAGGCACCGGATGAGCGTCATCGTCCTGAACGCGTCATACGAGCCGCTGCACACCGTGTCGATCCAGCACGCCATCCGGATGCTGGTCCGCGAGGTCGCAGTGGTCGAAGAGGCGCATGGTGAACGGACCATCGGTCCCTTCCCGGTGCCACGGGTGCTCCGCTTGGTCCGCTACGTGGTGACGCACTGGCGGTATGCCGCCGGCCGGATGAAGTACAGCAAGCACGGCGTACTGAGGCGGGACAAGTTCCATTGCGCCTACTGCGGTCTGGCCAACGCCGACACGATGGATCACGTCCAACCGAGATCCAGAGGCGGCCGGACGGAGTGGCTGAACGCGGTCGCCGCCCATGCCTCGTGCAACGAGCGCAAAGGCAATCGGACGCCGTCCGAGGCCAATATGCCGCTCCTGTGGCAACCCTGGGTACCAACTCGCGCCGAGCTCGTCATACAGACATGACGGGCTATTTTTATGCCCTCGTCCGGGTTGACTATCCACAGCTTTGAAGTGAGTCGCGGTTCGGGCGGGTGTCCGGTGCACCTTCTTAGGTGTGAACCCACAACTCAGCGTGATGACGCACATCCGTGGCGGGGTGTTCACACGGGCCGATGCGCGCGCGTGTGGCTACCCCGACCCTGACATCGACTCCTATCTGGACACCGGCGGCTGGCGCCGGATCCGGCCGGGCACCTATGCCCCGCACCAGACCCTCACCCTGGTCGACGACGTGGTGCTCCATCTCCGCCGCCTCTTCCAGGTACTACGTCGCGGCGAGCCCGGCCTCATCGCCAGCCACCAATCGGCGATAGCCCTGCACGCCCTCCCCCTCTGGGGCCTAGACCTCACCAACCTCCACCTCACCACCCGCACCGGCGATCCCGGCCTCACCCCCGACGGAATCCACCGCCACCTCCGAGACCCCCTCGGCCCCGGCATCACCCTCTGGAACAAACTCCGCCTAGTAACCCCAGCCCGAGCCGTAGCCGAGGTAGCCGCCACCTCCCCCCTAGCCCCCGCAGTAGCCCTAACCGAAGCCACCTTGTACGCCGGCCTAGCCACCCCCACCACGCTAAAACGCGCCGCCAACCACCTCGTCAGCCAACCTGAGGACCACCCCGGCCGCGGACCTGCCTCCGCCTCTCGCTCCAACGAGTTCACCGAGCGGGCTCACCAGGTGTTTTCTTTGGCCAGTACAGAGTCGGCGTCGGTGGCGGAGTCTCGGCTTCGGCTGATCTTGAGCGAGGCTGGACTGCCGGCGCCGTCGTCTTCGCCACCGCCGATGCCCGATGACTATCCGATCGATCTGGCCTGCGCTCTCTGGTTCCCGGACCAACGGACGGTGGTCGAGTTCGAGCCTCGTTTCCCCTTCTGGAGCGACGAATTCGACGACGGCTCCGGCCAGGCCGCCGACCGCGCATTCGGCGCCACCCCCGCAACAGACCCCGACCCACCCGAGCCGTTGGAGTACTGCTTCATCTCCTGGCAAGACCTCGACTCCCCAACCACAGTCGCGGACCAACTCCGCTCAACCTTCGCCCGAGCCTCCCGCCGAACCGGCGTCCACCTCTTCGACCCCACCCGCTCCCGCCGAACCCCACCACTCATCCGCCGCCCCCACCTCTGCCTCCCCACCGTCCTCCCAGACCAACCCGGCTGACCGGCCTGCCTGACCAACCCGGCTGCCTTTGGCCCTTTGAGGACAACACGCGTCCAGCCGCGGAGTCGCGCTCTACGTTGCCCAGGTGAGAGTTTCCTCGAGGGCAGTCGCCACGCTGACGATGTTCGTCGCAGTCCTCCCCGTCGTCGCCGGCTGCGGTTCCGGAGACGGCCAGAGTGCCCGGTCGCACCCATCAACCTCAGCAACTGCTCCGCCGACGCCGACCGCCTCTTCGCCTGCTACCTCATCGCCGGCCGGGCAACCATCAGCCGGGCAACCCTCGGCCGGGCAATCGTCGAAGGCCGGAGCGGCTTCGACGGCGTTGCCGGGTGAGATGAGCGACGAGCACAAGCAGACTCTGCTGGCCGAACTGGGGACTGCGGCGACAGTCCAGTTATGCGAACCAGCACCAGGGACGCGGGTCGAGTGCGGGCGAGTGTTCGCGGCGGCCAGCCGATTGGTGGCGCAGCTTCAGCTATCGCTCAAGGGCATGCCGAAGACCAAACCGTACGGCGACCTCGCCGGCCAGTTGAGCCTGTTCCAGAAGGCCTATAGCACCTCGAAGAATCTCAGCTGTTTCGGCGCGAAGACACCGAAGAACCCCGACATCTGCCAATCCATCACCAGACTGGCCGCCCTGAGCTACCTGAACATGACCACGACGCTCCTGTACTGACGGCAGATACCGAATCGCGTGCCCAGCCGATAGCACCGGCTGGTCCGGCCGGCGACTCTCACCTGAAGGGGCCCTCGGCAACTATTGCTTCGACATCGGCGCGGGTGGCGCCGGGGTCGATGTCCGTTAGGAGCCAGGAGGCGCCGGCGGCGGCGTACGGTCGCGGGTCGGTGCCGACTGCCAGTGAGACCGCGACGTCGTACGGTGCGGTGGGGTCGGTGCGGAATTCGTGGACGCCAGCGACGGCTTCGGCGAGTTCGTCGGAGGAGGTCAGGTTGACCGGGAAGAAGCCGTCGTAGCGTGCTGCGCGGCGGCGGGGACGCACGTTGCCGGGGAAGCCGGCGATCCAGATCGGGACGCCGTTGTCCTGGGCCGGCTTCGGCAGGAACTCGACATCGTCGACGGTGTAGTGCTCGCCATGATGCCGGACAGCCTCGCCCGACCAGGCCGCCCGCAGGATGTCGAGCGACTCATCCATCATCGCCGCCCGGACCCGATCGTCGGTCTCATCACCGAACCGGCTGAACTCCTCACCGAACCGATCACTGCCCAGCCCCACGCCAAGGGTGAGCCGCCCACGACTCAACACGTCAAGGGACGCGGTCTGCCGGGCGAGCACGGCCGGGCGACGGCGGGCCAACGGCGTCACCATCGGCCCCAGTCGCAGCCTCTCGGTCACCATCGCGGCCGCGGTGAGTGCGACCCACGGGTCGCCAACCTCGCGTACCGGCGCGCGCCACCGCACGTGATCCCACACGAACAACCCGTCCCAGCCCGCTTCCTCTGCGCTCGCGGCCAGCTCGGCGACGACGCGGGCGTCGGCCAGTTCGTCGAACAACGGAAGCCAGATCGCGGATTTCAGTGGGTTCATGCCCTCAACCGTAAGAAGGACAGGGGTCCATGAATAGCGATCATTCCTGATGGCGACGATCAGAATGGGCGATGACTGTCCCCACAGCTAGCCAGTCGCGGGCTTGGTCGGATGGGGTTTGTCGGTGGGTGGATTGTGGGGGACCCGGTAGGCGCCGGCCGTCCGGCTGCCCCCGGCGCGGTTGGGCGGCGACCGGGTCGAGGGTCACCCGAAGCAGCCCGCACCACCCAAAAAGCCGGCAGGGCCCGCCTGACGGCGGGCCCTGCCGGAAAAGCAAGAAGCAAACACCCGAGGTGGGTGCACAGCACCCGGGGTGCGGGTGGTGCACAGCACCCGGAGAGCGGGTGGGTGCTCAGCACCCGGAGAGCGGGTGGGTGCTCAGCACCCGGAGAGCGCGGTGCGGGCCCTCCGGGTGATGGTGGAGTTAGCCGAGCAGGGAAGTGCCCGTGGAGCGGAGGTTTTCGCAGGCTTCTGCTACGCGCTGGGCCATGCCGGCTTCGGCGGCCTTGCCCCAGGCGCGGGGGTCGTAGACCTTCTTGTTGCCGACCTCGCCGTCGATCTTCAGCACGCCGTCGTAGTTGGCGAGCATGTGACCGGCGACCGGGCGGGTGAACGCGTACTGCGTGTCCGTGTCGACGTTCATCTTGATGACGCCGTGGTCGACCGCCGCGCGGATCTCCTCGAGCGTGGAGCCCGAGCCGCCGTGGAAGACCAGGTCGAACGGGCGGTCCTTGCCCACCTTGGCGCCGACCGCGTCCTGGATGTCCTTCAGGATCTCCGGGCGCAGCTTGACCGAGCCGGGCTTGTAGACGCCGTGCACGTTGCCGAAGGTCAGCGCGGTCAGGTAGCGACCGTGCTCGCCGGTGCCGAGCGCCTCGACCGTGGCCAGGCCGTCCTCGACGGTGGTGTACAGCTTGTCGTTGATCTCGTTGGCGACGCCGTCCTCCTCACCGCCGACGACCCCCACCTCGATCTCCAGCACGATCTTCGCCGCCGCGGCCTTGGCCAGCAGCTCCTTGGCGATCTCCAGGTTCTCGTCCAGCGGGACCGCGGAACCGTCCCACATGTGCGACTGGAACAGCGGGTTCTCGCCGCGGGCGACCCGCTCGGCGGAGATCTCCAGCAGCGGCCGGACGAAGCCGTCCAGCTTGTCCTTGGGGCAGTGGTCGGTGTGCAGCGCGATGTTCACGTTGTAGTTCTTCGCGACCTCGTGCGCGTACGCCGCCAGCGCGACCGACCCGGTGACCATGTTCTTGATGGTCGAGCCGGACAGGTACTCCGCGCCGCCGGTGGAGACCTGGACGATGCCGTCCGAGCCCGCCTCGGCGAAACCACGGATCGCGGCGGTCAGCGTCTGCGACGAGCTGACGTTGATCGCCGGGTAGGCGAAGGCGTTCTGCTTCGCCTTGTCCAGCATCTCGGCGTAGACCTCAGGGGTGGCAATAGGCATGTCTCGCGGTACTCCTCACAGCAAAGTTCCATGTGGGTTGAGCTCCAGTATCGCCACCGCGCACCTCGTCGTGCACGGCGGCCCGCCTGCTGAGCCGGTCAGGTGACCGGGGAGCGAACAGCAGGAGAACAGACCAGTTGATGAACAGGACCGATCCAGTTTGTTACGAGAAGCGGGATCAGGCAGCTGAGATGGGCCGGCTGCTTCAAGCCGACCCGGAGCGCGGCCCTCGCGGTGTCAGGGCCATGTGCAGGCGATAACGATCGGCCCGGTACGCCGACCAGGAAAGCTCGACCACCTTGCGGCCGGCGAACGTGGTGCGCTCGAGGACCAGCAGGGGTGCCCGCCGGGCCACTCCGAGCACCCGGGCGACATGACCGTCGGCGTTGTCCGCCCGGACGGTCTGCTCACCCGAGGTGACGACGACGTCGTACTCGCTCGCGAAGACGTCGTACAGGGTGCCGAGCTCGCGGCCGAGCAGACCGGGGAAGAGCGCGGACGGGTAGTAGCCGACCTCGTACGCCATCGGCGACGCGTCGGCCGTGCGGAGCCGCTCGACCCGGATCACCTTGGTGCCCTTGGGCACCCGCAGGCCCTTCGCGGTCTCGTCGGACGCCTCGATCTCGGTCGCCGACAAGACGACCGTGCCGGGCTCCAGACCACGGGCGCGCATCTCCCGCGAGAACGAGGTCAAGTGCAGCTGGGAGTCGACCTGGGGGCCAGTGACGAAGGTCCCCTTGCCATGGACACGCTCCAGCGCGCCCGACTCGACCAGGTCGCTGATCGCCTGCCGCACGGTCACCCGGGAGACGTTCAGCTTGTCCACCAGCGCCCGCTCGGAAGGGATCGGGTCACCCGGGTGCAGCTCGACGTCGATCAGCCGTTCCAGTACCGATCGGACCTGGGCCCGTTTGGTCGCCACC
This region includes:
- a CDS encoding MFS transporter, which gives rise to MPALTGRIRTPQNPAQKTAQKTAQQPASGYRAALRTPGALKFYLAAAPARIGIAMTGLGIVWLVHSSTNSYAVAGAVTGGFAVAEAVGGPQVARLIDRYGQPRMLPITLLLHATAMALLLALTLAAAPLWMLVLAGVLAGGSLPQIGAQTAARWSHVLRGNPVLSSAFALESLGTSLAFLVGPALVGTISALVSPVAGSVLATTLLLGGGFSLAAQRGTAPPPAMRVRQHGSDRLLHKRFLALVGATIGIGLFFGSMQVSVTAFAVSRDSASLAGPLYSITSLISLVAGIAYGARRWRTPAHRQYVVAFAILFVTSLPLVVVNSPLALALALALPGLALAPIQVLASVLIESEVEPAVLTQAFTWLNSGSAAGIAMGAAVAGRAVDVHGPQLGFGLAIAATLVATGMAVVVRQR
- a CDS encoding 2-phosphosulfolactate phosphatase is translated as MTSPYAQQGFRVGFDWGPAGAAAVPGSIVAVVDVLSFTTAVTVAVDLGIDVYPYRWRDETAVAYAEQHDAVLAVGRSQPGITLSPVSIRQARGVQRLVLPSPNGSTISQQLSDSGSTVLAVSLRNREAAADWAAGKLADDPSLTVVAIAAGERWKDGSLRPAVEDLWGAGGFLAGLADRGVGPLSPEARAAVAAYREVAGELPELLHECAGGRELTAYGFAGDVTIAAEVDISGLVPVLQGSRLSESSKPSRFCPVT
- a CDS encoding DUF3151 domain-containing protein, translated to MELNNLLSGPPETLLPVDPAAAELAAGAAAVDLAAKYPTSSLAWSVLAEEALAAGHTIEAYAYARTGYHRGLDSLRRNGWKGHGPVPWEHEPNRGFLRCLAVLGKAAAIIDEKDEAERCKTFLRDSSATAAEVLA
- a CDS encoding HNH endonuclease; translated protein: MSVIVLNASYEPLHTVSIQHAIRMLVREVAVVEEAHGERTIGPFPVPRVLRLVRYVVTHWRYAAGRMKYSKHGVLRRDKFHCAYCGLANADTMDHVQPRSRGGRTEWLNAVAAHASCNERKGNRTPSEANMPLLWQPWVPTRAELVIQT
- a CDS encoding type IV toxin-antitoxin system AbiEi family antitoxin domain-containing protein, which codes for MNPQLSVMTHIRGGVFTRADARACGYPDPDIDSYLDTGGWRRIRPGTYAPHQTLTLVDDVVLHLRRLFQVLRRGEPGLIASHQSAIALHALPLWGLDLTNLHLTTRTGDPGLTPDGIHRHLRDPLGPGITLWNKLRLVTPARAVAEVAATSPLAPAVALTEATLYAGLATPTTLKRAANHLVSQPEDHPGRGPASASRSNEFTERAHQVFSLASTESASVAESRLRLILSEAGLPAPSSSPPPMPDDYPIDLACALWFPDQRTVVEFEPRFPFWSDEFDDGSGQAADRAFGATPATDPDPPEPLEYCFISWQDLDSPTTVADQLRSTFARASRRTGVHLFDPTRSRRTPPLIRRPHLCLPTVLPDQPG
- a CDS encoding LLM class flavin-dependent oxidoreductase is translated as MNPLKSAIWLPLFDELADARVVAELAASAEEAGWDGLFVWDHVRWRAPVREVGDPWVALTAAAMVTERLRLGPMVTPLARRRPAVLARQTASLDVLSRGRLTLGVGLGSDRFGEEFSRFGDETDDRVRAAMMDESLDILRAAWSGEAVRHHGEHYTVDDVEFLPKPAQDNGVPIWIAGFPGNVRPRRRAARYDGFFPVNLTSSDELAEAVAGVHEFRTDPTAPYDVAVSLAVGTDPRPYAAAGASWLLTDIDPGATRADVEAIVAEGPFR
- the fbaA gene encoding class II fructose-bisphosphate aldolase, with the protein product MPIATPEVYAEMLDKAKQNAFAYPAINVSSSQTLTAAIRGFAEAGSDGIVQVSTGGAEYLSGSTIKNMVTGSVALAAYAHEVAKNYNVNIALHTDHCPKDKLDGFVRPLLEISAERVARGENPLFQSHMWDGSAVPLDENLEIAKELLAKAAAAKIVLEIEVGVVGGEEDGVANEINDKLYTTVEDGLATVEALGTGEHGRYLTALTFGNVHGVYKPGSVKLRPEILKDIQDAVGAKVGKDRPFDLVFHGGSGSTLEEIRAAVDHGVIKMNVDTDTQYAFTRPVAGHMLANYDGVLKIDGEVGNKKVYDPRAWGKAAEAGMAQRVAEACENLRSTGTSLLG
- a CDS encoding GntR family transcriptional regulator, translating into MVATKRAQVRSVLERLIDVELHPGDPIPSERALVDKLNVSRVTVRQAISDLVESGALERVHGKGTFVTGPQVDSQLHLTSFSREMRARGLEPGTVVLSATEIEASDETAKGLRVPKGTKVIRVERLRTADASPMAYEVGYYPSALFPGLLGRELGTLYDVFASEYDVVVTSGEQTVRADNADGHVARVLGVARRAPLLVLERTTFAGRKVVELSWSAYRADRYRLHMALTPRGPRSGSA